The following proteins are co-located in the Pseudomonas sp. ATCC 13867 genome:
- the infC gene encoding translation initiation factor IF-3: MIIKREMRQDKRALPKPPINENITAREVRLIGADGQQIGVVSLDEALRLADEAKLDLVEISADAVPPVCRIMDYGKHLFEKKKQAAAAKKNQHQQQIKEIKFRPGTEEGDYQVKLRNLVRFLNEGDKAKVSLRFRGREMAHQELGMELLKRVENDLAEIGTVEQHPKLEGRQLMMVIAPKKRK, from the coding sequence ATCATTATTAAGCGTGAAATGAGACAGGATAAGCGGGCTCTCCCGAAACCGCCGATCAACGAGAATATCACCGCCCGTGAGGTTCGTCTGATTGGTGCTGACGGTCAGCAGATAGGAGTGGTGTCCCTCGACGAGGCCCTCCGTCTAGCCGACGAGGCCAAGCTGGACCTGGTGGAAATTTCTGCTGATGCGGTGCCCCCTGTCTGCCGCATCATGGACTACGGCAAGCACCTCTTCGAAAAGAAGAAGCAGGCCGCTGCTGCGAAGAAGAACCAGCACCAGCAACAGATCAAAGAAATCAAGTTTCGTCCAGGGACGGAAGAAGGGGATTACCAGGTAAAACTACGCAACCTGGTACGTTTCCTTAATGAAGGGGACAAGGCCAAGGTATCGCTTCGATTCCGTGGTCGTGAGATGGCCCACCAGGAGCTGGGCATGGAGCTGTTGAAGCGGGTCGAAAACGACCTCGCCGAGATCGGCACCGTGGAACAGCATCCCAAGCTGGAAGGACGCCAGTTGATGATGGTCATCGCTCCCAAGAAGCGTAAATAA
- the rpmI gene encoding 50S ribosomal protein L35: MPKMKTKSGAKKRFKVTAGGIKHKHAFKSHILTKMTTKRKRQLRGTSMLAASDVRRVERSLRLR; the protein is encoded by the coding sequence ATGCCAAAGATGAAAACCAAGAGTGGCGCCAAGAAGCGCTTCAAAGTGACTGCTGGTGGCATCAAGCACAAGCACGCTTTCAAGAGCCACATCCTGACCAAAATGACCACCAAGCGTAAGCGTCAGCTGCGCGGCACTTCGATGCTCGCTGCTTCCGACGTTCGCCGTGTAGAACGCTCCCTGCGTCTGCGTTGA
- the rplT gene encoding 50S ribosomal protein L20 has product MARVKRGVIARRRHKKILKLAKGYYGARSRVFRVAKQAVIKAGQYAYRDRRQRKRQFRALWIARINAGARQNGLSYSRLIAGLKKAAIEIDRKVLADLAVNEKAAFTAIVEKAKASLA; this is encoded by the coding sequence ATGGCTCGTGTTAAGCGTGGCGTGATTGCCCGTCGTCGTCACAAGAAGATCCTGAAGCTCGCAAAAGGCTACTACGGCGCGCGTTCGCGCGTGTTCCGCGTTGCCAAGCAGGCGGTAATCAAGGCTGGCCAATACGCCTACCGTGACCGTCGTCAGCGCAAGCGTCAGTTCCGCGCCCTGTGGATCGCCCGTATCAACGCTGGTGCTCGTCAGAACGGTCTGTCCTACAGCCGTCTGATCGCTGGCCTGAAAAAGGCGGCCATCGAGATCGACCGTAAGGTCCTGGCCGATCTGGCTGTGAACGAAAAAGCGGCGTTTACCGCGATTGTCGAGAAAGCGAAGGCCAGCCTGGCTTAA
- the pheS gene encoding phenylalanine--tRNA ligase subunit alpha: MENLDALVSQALDAVRNTEDVNALEQIRVHYLGKKGELTQVMKTLGDLPAEERPKVGALINVAKEQVQDVLNARKAELEGAALAAKLAAERIDVTLPGRGQTSGGLHPVTRTKERIEQCFTRIGYEVAEGPEVEDDYHNFEALNIPGHHPARAMHDTFYFNANMLLRTHTSPVQVRTMENQKPPIRIVCPGRVYRCDSDLTHSPMFHQVEGLLVDEDVSFADLKGTIEEFLRAFFEKEFSVRFRPSFFPFTEPSAEVDIQCVLCSGKGCRVCKQTGWLEVMGCGMVHPDVLRMSGIDPEKYQGFAFGMGIERLAMLRYGVNDLRLFFDNDLRFLGQFR, from the coding sequence ATGGAAAACCTGGACGCGCTGGTTTCGCAGGCCCTGGACGCCGTGCGAAACACCGAAGACGTCAACGCCCTGGAGCAGATCCGGGTTCACTACCTCGGCAAGAAAGGCGAGCTGACCCAGGTCATGAAGACCCTGGGCGACCTGCCGGCCGAAGAGCGCCCCAAGGTCGGCGCGCTGATCAACGTCGCCAAGGAACAGGTTCAGGATGTGCTGAACGCCCGCAAGGCTGAGCTTGAGGGCGCCGCCCTCGCCGCCAAGCTGGCTGCCGAGCGCATCGACGTGACCTTGCCGGGGCGTGGCCAGACCTCCGGCGGCCTGCATCCGGTCACCCGCACCAAGGAACGCATCGAGCAGTGCTTCACCCGTATCGGCTATGAAGTCGCCGAGGGGCCGGAAGTCGAAGACGACTATCACAACTTCGAAGCGCTCAACATTCCGGGTCACCACCCGGCTCGTGCCATGCACGACACCTTCTACTTCAATGCGAACATGCTGTTGCGCACCCATACCTCGCCGGTACAGGTCCGCACCATGGAAAACCAGAAGCCGCCGATTCGCATTGTCTGCCCGGGCCGCGTCTACCGCTGCGACTCCGACCTGACCCACTCGCCCATGTTCCACCAGGTCGAAGGTCTGCTGGTCGATGAAGACGTCAGCTTCGCCGACCTCAAGGGCACCATCGAGGAATTCCTCCGCGCCTTCTTCGAGAAGGAGTTCTCCGTTCGCTTCCGTCCGTCCTTCTTCCCCTTCACCGAGCCTTCGGCGGAAGTCGACATCCAGTGCGTGCTCTGCAGCGGCAAGGGTTGCCGCGTCTGCAAGCAGACCGGCTGGCTGGAAGTCATGGGTTGCGGCATGGTCCACCCCGACGTGCTGCGCATGTCCGGCATCGACCCCGAGAAATACCAGGGCTTCGCCTTCGGCATGGGTATCGAACGCCTGGCCATGCTGCGCTATGGCGTGAACGACTTGCGCCTGTTCTTCGATAACGATCTGCGGTTCCTCGGCCAGTTCCGCTAG
- the pheT gene encoding phenylalanine--tRNA ligase subunit beta has protein sequence MKFSEQWLRSWVNPQVSRDELVARLSMAGLEVDAVIPVAGQFSGVVVGEVLSTEQHPDADKLRVCQVSNGSETFQVVCGAPNVRPGLKIPFAMIGAELPGDFKIKKAKLRGVESNGMLCSAKELEISEENAGLMELAADAPVGANIRDYLELDDASIEIGLTPNRGDCLSLTGLAREVGALYSAEVKPVVVNAVAPHIDEVRNVELLAPKACPRYLGRVVRNVDLSKPSPLWMVERLRRSDIRSIDAAVDITNYVMIELGQPMHAFDLDEIKGGVRVRMAEEGEKLVLLDGQEVTLRADTLVIADHERALAIAGVMGGEHSGVSAKTRDLFLESAFFDSIAVAGKARSYGLHTDASHRFERGVDSQLARRAMERATELLLQIVGGEAGPIVEAVDEADLPKVAPVTLRAERVTQMLGMTLENAEIERLLTALEFDVQKAGADAWTVGVPSHRFDVSIEVDLIEELGRLYGYNRLPVRYPQARLAPNTKSESQAELPALRRLLVARDYQEAITYSFIDPKLFQLFHPGVEPLMLANPISADMAAMRASLWPGLVKSLQHNLNRQQTRVRLFESGLRFVGQLEGLVQENMLAGVVCGARQPEGWANGRESVDFFDVKADVEALLGSAGAIDAFTFSPAEHPALHPGQTARIERDGVLVGYLGALHPELARALDVDRPVYAFELVLAEVAKGRLPKFSELSRFPEVRRDLALIVDLDTPAEFVLANIREMAGEWLTDLRLFDVYHGKGIDPLRKSLAVGLTWQHPSRTLNDDEVNATTQNIVASLEQRFNATLRK, from the coding sequence ATGAAATTCAGTGAACAGTGGCTGCGGAGCTGGGTAAATCCGCAGGTATCCCGTGACGAGCTGGTCGCTCGTCTGTCCATGGCTGGCCTCGAGGTCGACGCCGTGATCCCGGTTGCCGGCCAGTTCAGCGGCGTGGTCGTTGGCGAAGTGCTGTCGACCGAACAGCACCCGGACGCCGACAAGCTGCGCGTCTGCCAGGTCAGCAACGGTTCGGAGACCTTCCAGGTCGTCTGTGGCGCGCCCAACGTGCGCCCAGGCCTGAAGATCCCCTTCGCCATGATCGGCGCCGAGCTGCCGGGCGACTTCAAGATCAAGAAAGCCAAGCTGCGCGGCGTTGAATCCAACGGCATGCTCTGCTCGGCCAAAGAGCTGGAAATCAGCGAAGAGAACGCCGGCCTGATGGAGCTCGCCGCTGATGCGCCGGTGGGCGCCAACATCCGCGACTACCTCGAACTGGACGACGCCTCCATCGAGATCGGCCTGACCCCGAACCGCGGCGACTGCCTGTCCCTGACTGGCCTCGCTCGCGAAGTCGGTGCGTTGTACAGCGCCGAGGTCAAGCCGGTGGTGGTCAACGCCGTTGCTCCGCACATCGACGAAGTGCGCAACGTCGAGCTGCTCGCGCCCAAGGCCTGCCCGCGCTACCTCGGTCGCGTTGTCCGCAACGTCGACCTGAGCAAGCCGTCCCCGCTGTGGATGGTCGAGCGCCTGCGCCGTTCCGACATCCGCAGCATCGACGCCGCCGTCGATATCACCAACTACGTGATGATCGAACTGGGCCAGCCGATGCACGCCTTCGACCTCGACGAGATCAAGGGCGGCGTGCGCGTGCGCATGGCGGAGGAGGGCGAAAAGCTCGTCCTGCTCGATGGCCAGGAAGTCACCCTGCGTGCCGACACCCTGGTGATCGCCGACCACGAACGCGCCCTGGCCATTGCCGGCGTGATGGGTGGCGAGCACAGCGGCGTCAGCGCCAAGACCCGCGACCTGTTCCTCGAAAGCGCCTTCTTCGACAGCATCGCCGTGGCCGGCAAGGCTCGCTCCTACGGCCTGCACACCGATGCCTCGCATCGCTTCGAACGTGGCGTGGACTCGCAGCTGGCCCGTCGCGCCATGGAGCGCGCCACCGAACTGCTGCTGCAGATCGTCGGCGGCGAAGCCGGCCCGATCGTGGAAGCGGTCGACGAGGCCGACCTGCCCAAGGTTGCTCCGGTCACCCTGCGTGCCGAGCGCGTCACCCAGATGCTGGGCATGACCCTGGAAAACGCCGAGATCGAGCGTCTGCTCACCGCTCTGGAGTTCGACGTCCAGAAGGCCGGCGCCGATGCCTGGACTGTGGGTGTGCCGAGCCATCGCTTCGACGTCTCCATCGAAGTCGACCTGATCGAAGAGCTGGGCCGCCTGTACGGCTACAACCGTCTGCCGGTTCGCTACCCGCAGGCCCGCCTGGCGCCGAACACCAAGTCCGAGTCTCAGGCCGAACTGCCGGCACTGCGCCGCCTGCTGGTCGCCCGCGACTACCAGGAAGCCATTACCTACAGCTTCATCGATCCCAAGCTGTTCCAGCTGTTCCACCCTGGCGTTGAGCCGCTGATGCTGGCCAACCCGATCTCTGCCGACATGGCCGCCATGCGTGCCTCGCTCTGGCCGGGTCTGGTGAAGTCCCTGCAGCACAACCTCAACCGCCAGCAGACCCGCGTGCGCCTGTTCGAAAGCGGCCTGCGCTTCGTTGGTCAGTTGGAAGGGCTGGTGCAGGAAAACATGCTCGCCGGCGTCGTCTGCGGTGCCCGTCAGCCGGAAGGCTGGGCCAACGGCCGCGAGAGCGTCGACTTCTTCGACGTGAAAGCCGACGTCGAAGCGCTACTGGGTAGCGCCGGCGCCATCGATGCCTTCACCTTCTCCCCGGCGGAGCACCCGGCGCTGCATCCGGGCCAGACCGCCAGGATCGAGCGTGACGGCGTGCTCGTCGGTTATCTGGGTGCCCTGCACCCGGAGCTGGCCAGGGCGTTGGACGTGGATCGCCCGGTCTATGCCTTCGAGCTGGTACTGGCCGAGGTCGCCAAGGGCCGCCTGCCGAAATTCAGCGAACTGTCGCGCTTCCCCGAAGTGCGCCGTGACCTGGCGCTGATCGTCGATCTGGATACCCCGGCCGAATTCGTCCTGGCAAATATCCGTGAAATGGCGGGCGAATGGCTGACGGACCTCAGGCTGTTTGACGTCTACCACGGTAAAGGCATTGATCCGCTTAGAAAAAGCTTGGCGGTTGGCTTGACCTGGCAGCATCCATCACGCACTCTTAACGATGACGAGGTGAACGCGACTACGCAGAATATCGTCGCCTCGCTGGAACAAAGGTTCAACGCCACGTTAAGGAAGTAG
- the ihfA gene encoding integration host factor subunit alpha, giving the protein MGALTKAEIAERLYEELGLNKREAKELVELFFEEIRQALEHNEQVKLSGFGNFDLRDKRQRPGRNPKTGEEIPITARRVVTFRPGQKLKARVEAYAGTKS; this is encoded by the coding sequence ATGGGGGCTCTGACGAAAGCTGAAATTGCTGAACGTCTGTACGAAGAGCTGGGCCTGAATAAGCGGGAAGCCAAGGAACTGGTGGAGCTCTTCTTCGAAGAGATCCGCCAGGCGCTGGAGCATAACGAACAGGTGAAGTTGTCGGGTTTCGGCAACTTCGACCTGCGCGACAAGCGCCAGCGTCCGGGACGCAACCCGAAGACGGGAGAGGAAATCCCGATCACAGCCCGGCGCGTCGTCACCTTTCGTCCAGGGCAGAAACTGAAGGCCAGGGTTGAAGCTTATGCTGGAACCAAGTCATAA
- a CDS encoding MerR family transcriptional regulator: MLEPSHNDELPPIPGKRYFTIGEVSDLCAVKPHVLRYWEQEFPQLNPVKRRGNRRYYQRQDVLMIRQIRALLYDQGFTIGGARQRLTGDEAREDATQYKQLIRQMIAELEDVLHVLRK, from the coding sequence ATGCTGGAACCAAGTCATAACGACGAGTTGCCCCCCATTCCGGGCAAGCGCTATTTCACCATCGGTGAAGTAAGTGACCTTTGCGCGGTAAAGCCGCACGTGCTGCGGTACTGGGAACAGGAGTTCCCGCAACTCAACCCGGTCAAGCGACGAGGCAACCGGCGCTACTACCAGCGTCAGGACGTGCTCATGATCCGCCAGATCCGCGCGCTGCTCTACGATCAGGGCTTCACCATCGGTGGTGCCCGCCAGCGCCTCACTGGCGATGAAGCCCGCGAGGACGCCACACAGTACAAGCAACTGATCCGGCAGATGATCGCCGAATTGGAAGACGTGCTGCACGTCTTGCGCAAGTAA
- a CDS encoding GntR family transcriptional regulator — protein MNQPERWMESVEGVDKRTMASQLESRVRQDIISGRLAPGSKLRLKELADTYDAGVIPLREALSRLAATCFVLATEQKGFSVGRISAEEIRDITHTRLLIECQALRLSITQGDLDWESRLIAAHHRLDRLPVVEGPERMLRPDWEQAHEAFHTILLSACDSHWLMRFAGMLRDQTARYRQLSLLYAGSIDRDVPGEHRALLDAALARDVERACELLTEHYETTTRNVLKHERLKASTQS, from the coding sequence ATGAACCAACCTGAACGCTGGATGGAATCGGTCGAAGGCGTCGACAAGCGCACGATGGCTTCCCAGCTTGAATCCCGTGTCCGCCAGGACATCATCAGCGGCCGCCTGGCGCCAGGCAGCAAGTTGCGCCTCAAGGAGCTCGCCGATACCTACGACGCCGGCGTGATCCCGTTGCGCGAGGCCCTGTCGCGCCTGGCTGCCACCTGCTTCGTACTCGCCACCGAGCAGAAAGGCTTCAGCGTCGGCCGCATCTCCGCCGAAGAAATCCGCGACATCACCCATACCCGTCTGCTGATCGAATGCCAGGCACTGCGGTTATCCATCACCCAAGGCGACCTGGACTGGGAGAGCCGGCTGATTGCCGCCCACCACCGCCTGGACCGCCTGCCGGTGGTGGAAGGCCCCGAGAGAATGCTGCGGCCGGACTGGGAGCAGGCCCATGAGGCTTTCCATACTATCCTGCTCTCGGCCTGCGACTCGCACTGGCTGATGCGCTTTGCCGGAATGCTCCGCGACCAGACCGCGCGTTATCGCCAGTTGTCGCTGCTGTACGCCGGCAGCATCGATCGCGATGTACCGGGTGAACACCGCGCCCTGCTGGACGCGGCATTGGCACGTGACGTGGAGCGGGCCTGCGAGCTGCTCACCGAACATTACGAGACCACCACGCGCAATGTGCTCAAGCATGAGCGCCTGAAGGCTTCCACTCAGAGCTGA
- a CDS encoding fumarylacetoacetate hydrolase family protein, whose protein sequence is MRYVSFNHQGRAVLGVRTPEGVKVLGEETLESLLTRGEDLATYGEKAKGDVVEVGEQDYLPLMRRPGKIVCVGLNYADHTKESPYAQPDYPTLFPRFNSSLTAHNQPLVRPRVSDTLDYEGEMAVVLKSGGRHIPKDKALDCVAGYALFNEGSVRDYQFKSPQWTVGKNFDDTGAFGPDLVTADELPLGGKGLLLQTRVNGKVVQSANTQDMLFDVATIISTLSEAVTLEAGDVIVSGTPAGVGFGMDPKVYLKAGDVVEVSIEGIGTLVNPVVDEA, encoded by the coding sequence ATGCGCTATGTATCGTTCAATCATCAAGGCCGCGCCGTGCTGGGCGTTCGCACTCCTGAAGGCGTGAAGGTGCTGGGTGAGGAAACCCTGGAGTCGCTGCTGACGCGTGGTGAGGACCTGGCCACCTATGGCGAGAAGGCCAAGGGGGACGTCGTGGAGGTTGGCGAACAGGACTACCTGCCGTTGATGCGCAGGCCGGGGAAGATCGTGTGTGTCGGCCTCAACTACGCCGACCACACCAAAGAGTCGCCCTATGCGCAGCCGGACTATCCCACCCTGTTCCCGCGCTTCAACAGCAGCCTGACCGCTCATAACCAGCCGCTGGTGCGGCCGCGCGTTTCCGACACGCTGGACTACGAAGGCGAGATGGCGGTGGTGCTCAAGAGTGGCGGCCGGCATATCCCGAAAGACAAGGCTCTGGACTGCGTGGCCGGCTACGCGCTGTTCAATGAGGGCTCCGTGCGTGACTATCAGTTCAAGTCGCCGCAATGGACAGTCGGCAAGAACTTCGACGACACCGGCGCCTTCGGTCCTGATCTGGTCACCGCGGACGAACTGCCGCTCGGCGGCAAGGGCCTGCTGTTGCAGACCAGGGTCAACGGCAAGGTGGTGCAGTCAGCCAACACCCAGGACATGCTGTTCGACGTGGCAACGATCATCTCCACCCTCAGCGAGGCGGTGACCCTGGAAGCCGGCGACGTGATCGTCAGCGGTACGCCCGCCGGCGTCGGCTTCGGCATGGACCCGAAGGTCTATCTCAAGGCCGGCGATGTCGTGGAAGTTTCCATCGAAGGCATTGGCACGCTGGTCAATCCGGTGGTCGACGAGGCCTGA
- a CDS encoding VOC family protein: protein MGITSRGVHSIDHYALYVPSLQQARHFFEHFGLDVQGSEAWLDISAADGHRWARILPGPGKSLAWISFNCFEDDFATLREQVERSGAPLEEGAGDGFWFRDPDGNLIQVRVGEKTMPDSRPTSPQVVRDLRGVGSRDAVCQVRPRRLSHVLFFSPDVPRAVAFYEQALGLKLSDRSQDIIAFTHARHGCDHHLVAFAKSGAKGFHHAAWDVPTIDDVGNGAEQMAAAGYVEGWGTGRHCLGSNYFHYVRDPWGSFSEYSTEMDFIEAGSEWPAGDFPAESSLYLWGPPVPDYFILNTEAGG from the coding sequence ATGGGCATCACGAGTCGTGGCGTGCATTCGATCGATCATTACGCGCTGTACGTCCCGTCGCTACAGCAGGCCCGGCATTTCTTCGAGCACTTCGGTCTGGATGTGCAGGGGAGCGAGGCGTGGCTGGACATTTCGGCGGCCGACGGCCATCGCTGGGCGCGCATATTGCCGGGGCCGGGCAAGTCACTGGCCTGGATCAGCTTCAATTGCTTCGAGGACGACTTCGCCACGCTGCGCGAGCAGGTGGAGCGTAGCGGCGCGCCGCTCGAAGAAGGCGCTGGCGACGGTTTCTGGTTCCGCGATCCGGACGGCAACCTGATACAGGTCCGGGTAGGTGAGAAGACCATGCCGGATTCGCGCCCCACGAGTCCCCAGGTTGTTCGCGACCTGCGTGGCGTGGGCAGCCGGGACGCGGTGTGCCAGGTCCGGCCAAGGCGCCTGTCCCACGTCCTGTTCTTTTCTCCAGACGTGCCGCGGGCCGTGGCTTTCTATGAGCAGGCGCTGGGTTTGAAACTTTCCGACCGCTCCCAGGACATCATTGCCTTCACCCATGCGCGACACGGTTGCGATCACCATCTGGTGGCCTTCGCCAAAAGCGGCGCCAAGGGGTTCCACCACGCGGCCTGGGACGTCCCGACCATCGATGACGTGGGCAATGGGGCGGAGCAGATGGCCGCCGCGGGCTATGTCGAAGGGTGGGGCACGGGCAGGCATTGCCTGGGTTCCAACTACTTCCATTACGTCCGCGACCCCTGGGGCTCCTTCAGTGAGTACTCCACGGAAATGGACTTCATCGAGGCCGGGAGCGAGTGGCCGGCGGGAGACTTCCCAGCGGAGAGCTCGCTGTATCTCTGGGGGCCGCCGGTCCCCGACTACTTCATCCTGAACACCGAGGCGGGCGGCTGA
- a CDS encoding FAD-dependent monooxygenase: MKLQNTSEIIEVPVLIVGGGPSGLTASLLLSRYGIRNLLINKYRWTANSPRAHITNQRTMEVFRDAGVESQVVAAASPHELMANNVWATSFSGQEFGRLLTWGNAIERKSDYELASPSAMCNIPQHLMEPILANEALRAGSEMRFNNELVDFTQDAEGVTARVLDRGTGREFTVRARYMIGADGARSRVMELLGIPLEGEMGLGCAVNVWLRADLRRYCESRPGVLYWMVQPGNDYWVGSGTFICVRPWNEWVMLFMYDPAQGEPDLSEAAVIERARRVIGDADIPVEVLATSKWQINHVVASHYSEGRVFCCGDAVHRHPPANGLGTNTSVQDAYNLAWKLAMVLKGEAGTGLLDSYNQERQPVGREVVDRAMESVRNMLPISSALGFKPGQTEAEGWASLQELSADSATGRERRAALEQAIQLQHYQFNCHGVELGQRYQGCAVSGDGSEAPAYGRDRELYYHPTTWPGAHLPHAWLHDAAGHKLSTLDVCSQGRFTLLIGHGGEAWRHAAQLAAQELGIDLVVRRIGLGLEYTDSYGDWSRLREIHEDGCVLVRPDKHVAWRAQRVSPSADALLLDALKAVLARH; encoded by the coding sequence ATGAAACTGCAAAACACCTCCGAAATCATCGAAGTCCCCGTCCTGATTGTCGGAGGTGGTCCCTCCGGCCTCACGGCTTCCCTGCTGCTGTCGCGCTACGGTATCCGCAACCTGCTGATCAACAAGTATCGCTGGACCGCCAACAGCCCGCGGGCGCACATCACCAACCAGCGCACCATGGAAGTGTTCCGGGATGCCGGTGTCGAATCGCAGGTCGTCGCCGCCGCAAGTCCCCATGAGCTGATGGCCAACAACGTCTGGGCCACCAGTTTCAGTGGCCAGGAGTTCGGCCGCCTGCTGACCTGGGGGAATGCCATCGAGCGCAAGTCCGACTACGAATTGGCCAGCCCGTCGGCCATGTGCAACATCCCCCAGCACCTGATGGAGCCGATTCTCGCCAACGAAGCCTTGCGCGCCGGCAGCGAGATGCGTTTCAACAACGAACTCGTGGACTTCACCCAGGATGCCGAGGGGGTTACCGCCCGCGTCCTTGATCGCGGTACCGGGCGCGAGTTCACCGTGCGCGCCCGCTACATGATCGGCGCAGACGGTGCCCGTAGCCGGGTGATGGAGTTGCTCGGCATCCCGCTGGAAGGCGAGATGGGCCTGGGCTGCGCGGTGAATGTCTGGCTGCGCGCCGACCTGCGCCGCTACTGCGAAAGCCGCCCTGGCGTGCTCTATTGGATGGTGCAGCCGGGCAACGACTACTGGGTGGGCAGCGGTACTTTCATCTGCGTTCGTCCGTGGAACGAGTGGGTGATGCTGTTCATGTACGATCCCGCACAGGGGGAACCGGACCTCAGCGAGGCAGCGGTGATCGAGCGAGCCCGCCGTGTCATCGGCGACGCCGATATCCCCGTGGAAGTGCTCGCCACCAGCAAGTGGCAGATCAACCACGTGGTCGCCAGCCACTACTCCGAAGGGCGGGTGTTCTGCTGCGGCGACGCTGTGCACCGCCATCCGCCGGCCAACGGGCTGGGCACCAACACCTCGGTGCAGGACGCCTACAACCTGGCCTGGAAGCTCGCGATGGTCCTTAAGGGGGAAGCCGGCACGGGGTTGCTGGACAGCTACAACCAGGAGCGTCAGCCGGTGGGGCGCGAGGTCGTGGACCGCGCGATGGAGAGCGTACGCAACATGTTGCCGATCTCCAGCGCGCTGGGTTTCAAGCCAGGCCAGACCGAGGCCGAAGGCTGGGCGAGCCTGCAGGAGCTCAGCGCGGACTCGGCAACCGGCCGTGAGCGCCGCGCGGCCCTGGAGCAAGCCATTCAACTGCAGCACTATCAGTTCAACTGTCATGGCGTGGAGCTGGGCCAGCGTTATCAAGGCTGCGCGGTGTCGGGGGATGGCAGCGAGGCGCCGGCCTATGGTCGGGACCGTGAACTCTACTATCACCCCACCACCTGGCCCGGTGCGCACCTGCCGCATGCCTGGTTGCATGACGCCGCCGGACACAAGCTCTCCACCCTGGATGTCTGCAGCCAGGGGCGGTTCACGCTGCTTATCGGGCACGGTGGAGAGGCCTGGCGCCATGCCGCCCAACTGGCTGCCCAGGAGCTGGGCATCGATCTGGTCGTACGCCGCATCGGGCTGGGCCTGGAATATACCGACAGCTATGGCGATTGGTCGCGGCTGCGTGAGATCCATGAGGACGGCTGCGTACTGGTCCGTCCTGACAAGCATGTCGCCTGGCGTGCGCAGCGTGTTTCACCATCTGCCGATGCATTGCTGCTGGATGCCTTGAAGGCCGTGCTGGCTCGCCACTGA